The sequence below is a genomic window from Oreochromis aureus strain Israel breed Guangdong linkage group 12, ZZ_aureus, whole genome shotgun sequence.
GTTTTACCATCTAAGCCAGGAGGGCCACATGAGTCCTTACCTAAAGCACACAGAGAAATGCCTTAATCGTGTGTCCTTACTAGATACTGACCTAAGTTATTTATGTCATTTGTACACAGGTATTTGAGTTTACTAATCGGTTTAGTGATGGCATTACTGGAATGACAGTGACATTAGAGATACAAAATCCCATTTGTCCACatgttcctttaaaaaaattcaaaacaaaacaaagcatacTATCTATAAACTATCCATGAGGCTTGTCTGTGTATTAACCTTTCCTGTGGAGCTGCAGCGATCCCAGCAAGCACACAGATTTGAGCATCTCTGTGATGTACATCTCCAGACAGCACTGCAGCTGGATGAAGAGCCTACAGATCTCAGGGTGGATTTCCCCGTCCTCTGGCCTGAAATGGCACATGAAGAGAACAAAGCTTACCAGCCAGGTGGAACTTGGTAGACAAAATAGTCTCTGCAGTCTCTATGAGCATTTCAGTAGTTGTTAATTCATCTGTGTATGTGCTAATCTTGAGTTTGAAACCAGTAGCAGCCTAAATAAATATTAGTACTAAAtcaaaaagtgaaaacaaagaaaaatgtattcCACCCTCAGTATGTGTTACTGACATGTCTAATTTATTTGACTCATTTAAACTGTAAATGCAATATCTGTTGAAGAAATATGATCACCTACATTGGTAACTTATGCACTGCCTGTTCTTGTAATTTCAGGGTGCACATCTTCTGTGTCACATCTGTGACAAATGCGAGTCACATGCTTTTACTTGGAAATATCtttacttaaataaataaatgaggacTGGACCTGGTGATACTCATGGTATTTTCTGCGCGTGATTACAGTGAGAAAATCTGTAACCTGAAGAATAACAGCAAATTCTTAATATCAGGTTTTAGAGGTTTATGAACTCAAATATGCATTAAAATGTTTGAGCAGAGTGTTTCCTAATCAAAGCTTAAAGTAAGCTTATAGAGTCTGCAATGATAATAAACATACTGCGCTTCTCATTCATGTTGTTTTACAGCAAAGTTCAAATTGCTACTGTCTCCGTGATTGTGCAAGCGTCTATATGTAGCGCTTACTTAACTCCCTgagaatatataaataaaatgcactgaaGAGATTCAAGCAACACAAAAGCCCGTCACAATATTTTTCATTCAACCGGAGCTGATCATTAGCTTTTATGAGACACCGCAGTAGCTTCACAACTATATTAATCTGGTTTTCAAAGGGAAACAGCAGGTGATATCCAGTGGGTGTAATATCACATGGGAAAGTGACAGCGATAAAAGGCGTGAAACTTGGTACAAATCTTTCTCACACAAATCATGCTCTAGAATTCACCTCTTCCAACAGCAAGCTTCTCCTTGCCATCACCGTTTTGTCACAGTGCTGCTTTACTGTTGCTCAAGCACAGCTGTCACCAGTGCTATCCCTCTAATCAGCTTTCCCCCTGCACATTGGAGGGACCTCGCATCATTCAAACCATTCTGACACACTgggtttattttattaaagGGGAATGAACTGGTTTAATTCAAGCTCTGTGTCTCTAGTAGTAGAGACAGACACTTAGATGGCCGAGAGAGCTTTTAGGGAAGGGGTTTTTAGAATATGTGCTGGTGATGATTATGGCAATGATGTGGATGCTGTTATCAGTGAGAACTTAAGAGTTCTCTCTAAAGCTGCTGCACCATCTCCATTTAGCAGCAGAAGCTGGAACATTCAAGACCACAGTTTCAATGgctaatagtatttttttctgcaGATACAGGTATAACTGTATTTAGGTGTATAATTATGAGCCATGCAGTTGAAAAAGAACAGTGCAGTGGTTCATTTTCCACCACTGCACTGCTGCATTAAggaatattattatttaaagcAACTAAATGCTCCTATTCAAATAAAGTTGCATTCATGATTCATGCATGTGCGCGATGGGAGATGTGCACTGAACATGTTCGGTGTCACGCATCAAACATGTAGTTTTAAAGTCTCACTAAAGTGAATTAAAATAGAAAAGAGTGCAGcttaacactttttaaaactggACCTTGTAAAAAAATATGGTGACATATAATTTctaatgaaaaataatttcttGTGGTTTGAAATATACAGTATATCCAGTGGAAGGAATATGGCCCATACTGCACGATAAATCCTGATTCTGTTATTGTTCCAGCAGCACCCAGGCTTTGGCAAGCAGCTGGCACTGCAGACGTCCTCCAAATCTCTCTCACCACTGGCTTCAGTCTGTCCGATTGTTATTTAAGTAAGTTTGAGTGTGCCAAGTTGGCTGGCATCTTAGCCTCACTGAGGATCTTAAAATCCCAAGCCTCCCTTTGCCCTTCTTCTACTGGCGCTATTGTAGAGGAGATATTGTGGGCCAAGACAGCAGTCCTTTCAGGCTCCTATAACAGCTGTTTTCCTGTATCTTGAATCAAAACTTTCATCACAAACAAACCACTTGAAATCTAATTTAGCATGAAAATCTACTCAGAATCACTAAACAGTGAACAAACTTAGGATCTAACCACTTTAATTTACTGTTTCATTGTGATATCATTTGTTTTtgatgagcaaaaaaaaaaaaaaaaactcccaagGATTctgattctttaaaaaaaatctgtactgAAGGACAGAAAATAGCTTCTATTGTCAGAAAACATCCTGAATATTCAAACAACAGTAACAGAGACataagtcacaaaacacatacacagagagagcCACTCTCTCAataaattacaagaaaaaaaaacgtcaCTGGCTCCACATTATTGATACTATTATCTCAGATATTAGTCCCGGGAAGCATTCCACTTTCCCTCCACTTTGTGCATTAACGTTTTAGGCTCAGCTAATGGGAAGTGATCAGTTACAGCAGGCTATGTTGTTGTGATTGCTTCCTGGTAAAGCTCTCCCTCCAACAAATTAGAGATTTCATGATTTTTAAAAGCTGATCTCATGTTCTGTTTTCCCACATACTTTGCCCACCacgaaatttaaaaaaaaaaaaaaaatcagtcctTTAATAGGATAAGCATTAGATGACCTATTGAAAGAACatctttatataaaaaaaaacaactattcaGCAGCTCAAATGTTGATGCTTATGCAGGTTTACTTTGGTAAAATTAGCTACTTTTTAACTTCCGGTGCTGCAGTTGTTGCAGAGCGTTCAGCCACTGATGGCTCTTCATTTTCAGGACCACGGACAGCGTCTGTGCCAACTCACCCCGATATCAAGGAGAGACTGTGGTGTGCCGCTCGCGCCATTTCGCAGCCTTTGGTTCGGGTCTTGAGCATTTCGGCCCGTAACGAAGGACAGTCGACAGTGATCTCGCCAATTGAGATGACCAGCTCACGGTACAGAGCCACAAGTGTATTGAATTCTTGGACGATCTGCATTACAGTGAAACAATAagtcacacagacacaaaaagttATTACCTAACGACCCAGACAAGTAAGCatcacacaaataaaatgcaggaTAGTCTTTATCCTCAGTCCGACCTGTCAACATGAAAACACGTCAGCCAAGAAGGAAATGCTGAGCAGCATTTTACAGCCCCCCCATCCAGCCACCCACCCCAACAGACTAATGGGGACAAATAATGCTCCATGTGCAGTTACACTGTGGTGTGCTTCATCTCAAAAATTGCAGCCTTGCACATGTGCAGTCACAGAAGCTTATCGATCCTTGCGAAAAACGCGGAAAGTGAAGCACAGCCCGCAAAGTAAAAGTGCACGATAAACCAGCTGATTGTTGAATTGGTTGGCTTTCCATCATGCTAAATTTGGTTGTCTGCACAACCACGAAATTTGAGCTTGGGGCACAAGTATTCTGCTCTTTTTGTGCACCTCCTGCATAGCATCCTGCTGTAGTCCTGTAAACGAACAGCGAGGCTCCATGACGATCACTGATGTATGAAAGGGTGAAGTAGGCTTTATCATTCCTGTCAGCTTCTGTCAAAGCACATATGTGCCAAGATCATGCACTCCACCATGGGTAATCTTGTCATTCGGGCAATGCTGAAATCATTCCAAATCACCAGCAGCTTTCcacactttaaatgcaaatcacACAGTCAATCTGCACGCCGAGGTGTTCTGTTTGGCTTCACTGCCGACAAAGCAATGCAAATGCATAAAGCTATTTTTAGGCTGCTAGACCGGGttagaatcttttttttttcttcttttttctttctttttttttttgcagctattaAGAGCTGTCGCCTGTGTAGCGTGCATGCACGGGGTATTGGAACATCCTAAAACAAAGAAAGGTTGGGATAATAGCACTACACTCCTTATCAGAGGCACCATGCAGGCACTGACGTGCCGCAAACCTACCATTCTGCAGTCGGCCACGGCGCGCTGGGCTTTGCGGGTACTTTCGGTGCTCTCCCTCCTTTGTGAGTCTCGATAAGGAGGCTTGCCGATCTGGAAGATGTTCCCGGCGGATCTGGGGCGATTTTTGCGCCCATTCGATGCAGAACTCATGCATACACATCCACTATTAAAACAGCCCTAAGACAGAACGATTTGGTCTTATCCCCCCAAACTCCACCACTTTCTCTCTTCCTGCCTTACCACCCTGCACCTTACTGTTCACCTTATTCTCTCCTCGATTTACGCTCAGTTCACCTTCGCCAGCTATTGGCTGTGTTGAACCTCGAACGCTATTATTGCTCTATGTCTTACGTTCTTTCCTCCTAATGTGGGAAAGGTAGCAATTTTTTCCCAAGAAGAGCCCTAGAGCGCAGGTAAAGTACCGGATGAGCGCCCGTGACTCCTCTCCGCATTGCCTTGACTGCGACGGGGCGCAAGTCACCTTCACTCCAGCAGCACACGGTGCACAGTGAAGACTTCACACCCAACCCGGACTCCAGCTAGCTGAGGTGTCTTTTCTGACGCACCGATGTCAAGAGGGAACGATCGCATTCACGGATATTCTCCAAATGCAACCATTTTTTATGATTGCGCGTTTCCATTAAGCACCAATAAGACGGACGGTAACGGTCTTTTCTTAGCTATACAACCTCCTATTGAGACGAAATAACACGGCCAGTGTCCAAGCCGACAATTTCTAAGCGTACAACTGTGCCGGAAAACGTTGAAAAACTTAATTCCTGCTCTCGCGGTCTCAAGTCGGCTCCCAGTCTGTTTCCTTGAGTGTTTCCAGCTATTAGGAAGGGCCTATATCTAACCTTGGAGAGGCAGTAGAAGAACAGTTGCTACAGGCCTGACGTGGCTGGCAACACTGCGCACCCAAAGGACGCGAATACTAATAGGGCCCATCAACTCaacccccctcctccccccatGCTGACATATCAACTCCTGTACGTATGAAATTGAGGTCACTGGCCACTTTACATCCACCACAAGTACCGGgtggagacaaaaaaagaatgaattgaACACTTCCGTTAAAAATGAGCCTAAAGTGGTTCTCTTTAGTTTTGAATATCACAAATTATTACTGCATTTATAATCACATGCAGGTTAACTTAACAAGCGCTTAAGTTTCTGTTATTGCGTGTGTGTCCGTCAACCTTTACAAGAATTTAATTAACATAAAGAATGAAAAGGGTGGGCTATAGCTATATTACCGTTACTTAACTGGAAAAAAGTGCACGCTAAGCTTGTAGATAGTGTATCGTTTATCTTACATTTTGGAAGATGCTTCAGATCATGATAGTTCAAGATTTAGCTTCGTTTCGACTAATAAAAATTTAGTTTTATCATGCCATCCATGGCATGCAGACAGTTGGGGTTGAGATAtacattaaagttaaaaatgcacaaagacaaactatatattttttactctaTATTATGAGTATAGATGTGTAACTGATCAATaaacttttgtgtgtgtttctctgatTACACCACAAAAGATCATCCAGGAAATACGTTATTTCAGCATGGACACCGCTTTACTATAAGAGTGCCAGAATCAATTACTGGCTGTTGATGAGTGCTtttctctccttgcttttcaCAACCACAAATAGAAAAGTTTGCAGCAGATATTCTATATAAATCAGTGAATGTGTATGGAGTGCTCTTCCTGACATGCATTACCATGAATACAAAGGAAGACTTGCGTGTGGAGTTGAAGAGACACACGCAATCACATATATTAGTGCCAT
It includes:
- the rgs7bpa gene encoding regulator of G-protein signaling 7-binding protein A, yielding MSSASNGRKNRPRSAGNIFQIGKPPYRDSQRRESTESTRKAQRAVADCRMIVQEFNTLVALYRELVISIGEITVDCPSLRAEMLKTRTKGCEMARAAHHSLSLISGPEDGEIHPEICRLFIQLQCCLEMYITEMLKSVCLLGSLQLHRKGKDSCGPPGLDGKTEESSDIPILEDTSSSPTDCPQLCWLVATDIENIEKDMREMKNLLSKLRETMPLPLKNQDDSSLLNLTPYPLVRQRKRRFFGLCCLVTS